A single Amphiura filiformis chromosome 19, Afil_fr2py, whole genome shotgun sequence DNA region contains:
- the LOC140140838 gene encoding uncharacterized protein, with amino-acid sequence MACSKDTLDQSVDSLEEKKYDEEDLTMCSICLSTNEQPKALPCLHTYCFKCLSAWAKSTSTTVTCPICRKVWTLPADGVAGLESNFLVTKLKDRKTVHKKLASKDCKIPCTGCEESDQPAIARCVECDDFLCKNCLKSHKTMRKLKGHHTFSLNELRSGKADPVEKEEYCSKHTGQVLWIYCETCGMLICRDCTVFDHRHPEHRLVDLQSAVESQKATIEELADDCKNLAVQVDEAIKNDMEAASKLDASVENGMDELSQAYQNTKSSILMQLEANYNALASEIKNEGARGRKEIDTHAEELNVLKSRLRTALKTASELTKTGSDSDVAQMYASLTASMQDLCDVKKPPVQTKRMEEVIFKANKTNQPVMTIGSVSSEIKEIAPECKNWKYQRQINSKHTGSITDISLVNGKVDEMCIVHRYQQAYKLTKGITFVAIPKKGPFPWGCTINDKGEIFLTAHDTYVYKFSSNLTFLGTYSITSGCFAIGITMIPREHHIVVGEHQHKSISIYSEDGTLTTHFNVTVHPYHISANSQNHLAVSCSSTCCKAVIILDISGKILFTLNAPTNIKEWNPNGVCWSKADVLFVVNSAGKKGVHQFTSSGVYVRCIIEGLASPTCLTISDKDELLVANNNSIKIYH; translated from the coding sequence atgGCGTGTTCTAAGGATACTTTGGACCAAAGTGTGGACAGTTTAGAAGAGAAAAAGTATGACGAAGAAGACTTAACAATGTGCAGTATCTGTCTATCGACGAATGAACAGCCTAAAGCTTTGCCTTGCCTCCACACGTACTGCTTTAAATGTCTTTCTGCGTGGGCCAAATCAACGAGTACAACAGTTACATGTCCTATATGCCGCAAAGTATGGACTTTACCCGCTGATGGCGTAGCAGGACTAGAAAGTAACTTTTTGGTTACTAAATTGAAAGATCGTAAAACTGTGCATAAGAAACTTGCAAGTAAAGACTGTAAGATTCCATGTACCGGTTGTGAAGAATCTGACCAACCTGCAATAGCACGATGTGTCGAATGCGATGATTTTCTGTGCAAAAATTGCCTGAAATCACATAAAACCATGCGGAAGTTGAAAGGTCATCACACTTTCAGTTTAAATGAACTTCGCTCGGGCAAGGCGGATCCTGTTGAAAAAGAAGAATATTGCAGCAAACATACGGGTCAGGTACTTTGGATATATTGCGAAACATGTGGTATGTTGATATGTCGCGACTGCACCGTGTTTGATCACCGCCACCCCGAACATAGGTTGGTTGACCTTCAGAGTGCGGTTGAAAGTCAAAAGGCAACGATCGAGGAGCTTGCTGATGATTGCAAAAATCTCGCTGTCCAAGTAGATGAAGCAATCAAGAATGATATGGAAGCAGCAAGTAAACTTGATGCATCAGTAGAAAACGGAATGGATGAGCTTTCTCAGGCGTACCAGAATACCAAATCTTCTATCCTAATGCAATTGGAAGCCAATTATAACGCACTTGCATCTGAAATCAAGAACGAGGGAGCTAGAGGACGCAAAGAAATTGACACTCACGCGGAAGAGCTCAATGTGTTAAAATCGCGTCTACGCACTGCTCTGAAAACGGCATCGGAACTGACAAAGACGGGGTCAGACTCTGATGTTGCACAAATGTACGCTTCCTTGACTGCTTCTATGCAGGATTTGTGTGACGTCAAGAAGCCTCCAGTACAGACGAAACGTATGGAAGAAGTAATCTTTAAAGCAAACAAGACAAATCAACCTGTCATGACAATTGGTTCGGTTTCTTCTGAAATAAAAGAAATAGCACCGGAATGTAAGAATTGGAAATATCAAAGGCAAATCAATTCAAAGCATACAGGGAGCATAACAGACATAAGTTTGGTCAACGGCAAAGTTGATGAAATGTGTATTGTTCATCGATATCAACAGGCATATAAACTTACCAAGGGTATCACTTTTGTAGCCATTCCAAAGAAAGGTCCGTTCCCATGGGGATGTACCATTAATGACAAGGGAGAGATCTTCTTAACTGCACATGACACGTACGTGTACAAGTTCTCATCGAATTTAACATTTTTGGGAACGTATTCAATCACCTCGGGTTGCTTTGCTATAGGTATTACTATGATTCCTAGAGAACACCATATCGTTGTTGGAGAACATCAGCATAAAAGCATCAGTATTTATTCGGAGGATGGTACCCTGACGACCCACTTCAATGTAACAGTACATCCATATCACATATCTGCTAACTCGCAGAACCATCTTGCGGTATCATGCAGTTCTACATGTTGCAAGGCCGTCATAATCTTAGACATAAGTGGAAAGATTCTTTTTACTCTCAATGCACCCACTAATATAAAGGAATGGAATCCAAACGGCGTCTGTTGGAGCAAGGCTGACGTGCTTTTCGTAGTCAATTCCGCTGGCAAGAAGGGCGTTCATCAATTTACGTCATCTGGTGTGTACGTAAGGTGTATCATCGAGGGATTAGCTTCTCCTACCTGCCTGACGATTAGCGACAAGGATGAGTTATTGGTTGCCAATAACAACAGCATCAAAATATATCACTAA
- the LOC140140839 gene encoding uncharacterized protein — translation MACSKDILDQTVDSLEEKKYDEEDLTMCSICLSTIEHPKALPCLHTYCFKCLSEWAKSTSTTVTCPICRKVWTLPADGVTGLENNFLVTKLKDRKNVHKKLASKDCKIPCSSCDGSGQPAVARCVECDDFLCENCLKSHKTMRALKGHHTFSLDELRSGKADPVEKANYCSKHTDQVLWIYCETCGMLICRDCTVFDHCKPEHKFVDLQSAVESQKAKIEELADDCKNLAVQVDEAIKNDMEAASKLDASVENGIKELSQAYQETKSSILMQLEANYNALASEIKNEGARGRKEIDTHTEDLNVLRSRLRTALKTASELTKTGSHSDVAQMYASLTASMQDLCDVKKPPVQTKRMEEVIFKANKTNQPVMTIGSVSSEIKELAPECKNWKYQRQINSNGTGSISDISLVNGNVDEMCIVHGKAFKVTKGVTFVGIPKKGPNPWRCTINEKGEIFLTGLDTNMYKFSSNLSFLRTYSIPSVSFAIGVTMIPRNNHIVVGEYDTKCISIHSEDGTLTSQFNVTVHPWCITVNSQDHLAVSCSGSCCKSVIVADINKSGQVLFTLSAPTNVKGWDPKGICWSKDDMLFVVNSEGEKGVHQFTSSGVYVKCIIEGLGAPTCLTISNKDELLVADNSCIKIYH, via the coding sequence ATGGCGTGTTCTAAGGATATTTTGGACCAAACTGTGGACAGTTTAGAAGAGAAAAAATATGACGAAGAAGACTTAACAATGTGCAGTATCTGTCTGTCGACGATTGAACACCCTAAAGCTTTGCCTTGCCTGCATACGTACTGCTTCAAATGTCTTTCTGAGTGGGCCAAATCAACGAGTACAACAGTTACATGTCCAATATGCCGTAAGGTATGGACTTTGCCCGCCGATGGCGTGACAGGACTAGAAAATAACTTTTTGGTTACCAAATTGAAAGATCGTAAAAATGTGCATAAGAAACTTGCAAGTAAAGACTGTAAGATTCCGTGTTCAAGTTGTGACGGATCTGGGCAACCTGCAGTAGCACGATGTGTCGAGTGCGATGATTTTCTGTGTGAAAATTGTCTGAAATCTCATAAGACCATGCGAGCGTTGAAAGGTCATCACACTTTCAGTTTAGATGAACTTCGCTCCGGCAAGGCGGATCCTGTGGAAAAAGCAAATTATTGTAGCAAACATACAGACCAGGTACTTTGGATATATTGCGAAACATGTGGTATGTTGATATGTCGCGATTGTACCGTGTTTGATCACTGCAAACCTGAACATAAGTTCGTTGACCTTCAGAGTGCGGTTGAAAGTCAAAAGGCAAAGATCGAGGAGCTTGCTGATGATTGCAAAAATCTCGCTGTCCAAGTAGATGAAGCAATCAAGAATGATATGGAAGCAGCAAGTAAACTTGATGCATCAGTAGAAAACGGAATAAAGGAGCTTTCTCAGGCGTACCAGGAAACCAAATCTTCTATCCTAATGCAATTGGAAGCAAATTATAACGCACTTGCATCTGAAATCAAGAACGAGGGAGCTAGAGGACGCAAAGAAATTGACACTCACACGGAAGACCTAAATGTGTTAAGATCGCGTCTACGCACTGCTCTGAAAACGGCATCGGAACTGACAAAGACGGGGTCTCATTCTGACGTTGCACAAATGTACGCTTCCTTGACTGCTTCTATGCAGGATTTGTGTGACGTCAAGAAGCCTCCAGTACAGACGAAACGTATGGAAGAAGTAATCTTTAAAGCAAACAAGACGAATCAACCTGTCATGACAATTGGTTCGGTTTCTTCTGAAATAAAAGAACTAGCACCGGAATGTAAGAATTGGAAATATCAAAGGCAAATCAATTCAAATGGTACAGGGAGCATATCAGACATAAGTTTAGTCAACGGCAATGTTGATGAGATGTGTATTGTTCATGGAAAGGCGTTTAAAGTTACCAAGGGTGTCACTTTTGTAGGTATTCCAAAGAAAGGTCCAAACCCATGGAGATGTACCATTAATGAAAAGGGGGAGATCTTCTTAACTGGATTAGACACGAACATGTACAAGTTCTCATCGAATTTATCATTTTTGAGAACGTATTCAATCCCCTCAGTTAGCTTTGCCATAGGTGTAACTATGATTCCCAGAAACAACCATATCGTCGTTGGAGAATATGATACGAAATGCATCAGTATTCATTCGGAAGATGGTACCCTGACGAGCCAGTTCAATGTAACTGTGCATCCATGGTGCATAACTGTTAACTCTCAGGACCATCTTGCGGTATCATGTAGCGGTTCATGTTGCAAATCCGTCATAGTCGCAGACATCAATAAGAGTGGACAAGTTCTCTTTACTCTCAGTGCACCTACTAATGTAAAGGGATGGGATCCAAAGGGTATATGCTGGAGCAAGGATGACATGCTTTTCGTAGTCAATTCCGAAGGTGAGAAGGGAGTTCATCAATTTACGTCATCCGGAGTATACGTAAAGTGCATCATCGAGGGATTAGGTGCTCCTACCTGCCTGACGATTAGCAACAAGGATGAGTTATTGGTTGCCGATAACAGCTGCATTAAAATATATCACTAA